The Dyella caseinilytica genome has a window encoding:
- a CDS encoding ligand-binding sensor domain-containing diguanylate cyclase — protein sequence MSDGLMDGSRHRWRALTAMVAAVVALGLMSLAHGQAASLASFTQAQGLGSLEDNCLLQDRRGFVYTCTEYGLFRFDGHEFQRIGASNGLRGSFIDALHQDGSGRLWVGTRTGLYVGDGERFALAAGQPHPLQIDPGATLADLDGRLYAVSEHRLWVIEPDGAGWRMQPRFDDAAWRVTPALADINSVFAEGHTLWFGCGKSLCQLTGDHLQVWGEGQGIPPDTWTSYLLARDGTLWARSPLHIRTLAPGSNTFANHDLSGARVVTAYLDMVEDDQGRLLTRANNGLARWDGRSWSIFDASNGLPDIGIDALLYDRDHVLWIGTYGRGVLQWRGYDQIQSWQIAQGLDSSPTWSLARASDGTLWLGDELGGSVLAPGATRLARWPLKAPPLAQETIALHALPNGDMLATYYSGELLRYRVSDGGTEELAHSPAYVPAAFFDSQGREWFCTERGLYVYDGHTFQRAGEGVVPDSVFKDAKEDTQGRIWFTGDAGLFLFDHGRWTHIRVTGTPSDVGFKHLDVLSSGDFYLSGDFDGLWHGRVTDGKSLSLQHVDNDLLDNSRIYFIRHDRRGWLWIGGTDGVEFFNGQRWRRLTEDDGLIWDDVAEYAFFEDADGSVWIGTSNGISHILDPASLVASESLRVVISELILGGVPQVSSSSYRFDFAPAKALTVHLATVGAPTRSNLQFRYRLRGLEQQWVNSDRTQIDYPPLPPGDFVFEVAAYDPDSGQLSPVVQLPLTIVPPWWRRTPAIVGGCLLLVLGIALTWLLRTRHLHARARKLEQLVAQRTHELEVDKRALEETRVALWHQANHDTLTGLPNRARIFEILAKAVVDAQACGQPLALALIDLDLFKDINDHHGHLAGDAVLIEVASHLRKALPAEATLGRCGGEEFLAVLPGTMPDDPVPFEAFRQAIAGNPISVEGATLHITCSIGVTWLNPGDRIGVDLVRRADAALYRAKTGGRNRVVMGESSPVSPADRL from the coding sequence GTGTCAGATGGCTTGATGGATGGATCACGGCATCGCTGGCGCGCCTTGACGGCTATGGTCGCTGCGGTGGTCGCACTGGGCCTGATGTCGCTCGCGCATGGACAGGCTGCCAGCCTTGCCTCGTTCACCCAGGCTCAGGGACTGGGAAGTCTGGAAGACAACTGTCTGCTGCAAGATCGCCGAGGTTTCGTCTACACCTGCACAGAGTATGGGCTGTTTCGTTTTGACGGCCACGAATTCCAGCGCATCGGTGCTTCGAACGGCTTGCGCGGCAGTTTTATTGATGCCCTGCATCAGGATGGCTCGGGCCGACTGTGGGTGGGCACGCGTACCGGACTCTATGTAGGCGATGGCGAACGCTTTGCGCTGGCCGCAGGCCAACCGCATCCGCTGCAGATCGATCCGGGTGCCACGCTTGCTGATCTGGACGGCCGTTTGTACGCAGTGAGTGAGCACCGGCTGTGGGTGATCGAGCCCGACGGAGCAGGGTGGCGCATGCAACCACGCTTCGACGACGCGGCATGGCGTGTGACGCCAGCGCTTGCCGATATCAACAGCGTATTTGCCGAGGGACACACGTTGTGGTTCGGCTGTGGCAAATCCCTCTGCCAGCTGACCGGCGATCATTTGCAGGTGTGGGGCGAAGGTCAGGGTATTCCGCCAGACACCTGGACTTCTTACCTTCTTGCCCGCGACGGTACTTTATGGGCTCGTAGCCCTCTTCACATCCGCACGCTGGCGCCTGGCAGCAACACGTTTGCCAATCACGATCTGTCGGGTGCACGCGTAGTGACGGCTTATCTGGACATGGTCGAGGATGATCAGGGACGCTTGCTCACTCGTGCCAACAATGGTCTGGCTCGCTGGGATGGCCGCAGTTGGAGCATCTTCGACGCCAGCAATGGTTTGCCTGATATCGGCATCGATGCGCTGTTGTACGACCGCGACCACGTGCTGTGGATCGGTACTTACGGGCGTGGCGTGCTGCAATGGCGCGGCTACGATCAGATTCAGAGCTGGCAGATCGCGCAAGGCCTGGATAGCAGCCCGACTTGGTCCCTCGCACGCGCCAGTGATGGCACGTTGTGGCTGGGTGACGAACTAGGCGGCAGCGTACTGGCGCCCGGCGCCACGCGTCTTGCGCGCTGGCCCTTGAAGGCGCCGCCACTGGCACAGGAAACCATCGCGCTGCACGCGTTGCCTAATGGCGACATGCTCGCCACCTACTATTCGGGCGAGCTGCTGCGTTATCGCGTCAGCGATGGTGGAACCGAAGAACTTGCTCATTCGCCGGCTTATGTTCCCGCCGCGTTTTTCGATAGTCAGGGGCGGGAGTGGTTTTGCACGGAGCGCGGGCTGTATGTCTATGACGGCCACACATTCCAACGTGCTGGCGAAGGCGTGGTTCCCGACAGCGTATTCAAAGATGCAAAAGAAGATACGCAGGGCCGAATCTGGTTCACCGGTGACGCCGGACTGTTCCTTTTTGACCATGGCCGGTGGACGCATATCCGTGTCACGGGCACGCCGTCCGATGTCGGCTTTAAGCACCTGGATGTGCTTTCCAGCGGCGATTTTTATCTGAGCGGTGATTTCGATGGTCTGTGGCATGGCCGCGTCACAGATGGCAAAAGCTTGAGCCTGCAGCACGTCGACAATGATCTTCTCGACAACTCGCGCATCTACTTCATCCGACATGACCGGCGTGGCTGGCTGTGGATCGGTGGCACCGATGGTGTGGAGTTCTTCAATGGCCAGCGCTGGCGTCGCCTGACCGAAGACGATGGATTGATCTGGGACGACGTCGCCGAATATGCTTTTTTTGAAGATGCGGACGGTTCGGTATGGATCGGCACCAGTAACGGCATCTCACACATTCTGGATCCTGCCTCGCTGGTGGCGTCTGAATCATTGCGAGTCGTTATCAGCGAGCTGATCCTCGGCGGTGTGCCGCAAGTATCATCATCCAGTTACCGCTTCGATTTCGCACCGGCGAAAGCGCTGACTGTGCACCTCGCTACCGTAGGTGCCCCCACGCGCAGCAATTTGCAATTCCGCTATCGGCTGCGAGGCCTCGAACAGCAATGGGTGAACTCGGATCGGACGCAGATCGACTATCCGCCGCTCCCGCCCGGCGACTTTGTATTTGAAGTCGCCGCCTACGATCCAGACAGCGGTCAGCTATCGCCTGTCGTGCAATTGCCGTTGACCATCGTGCCGCCGTGGTGGCGGCGAACGCCGGCGATCGTGGGTGGATGTCTGCTGCTGGTGCTGGGCATAGCGTTGACCTGGTTGCTGCGCACGCGGCATTTACATGCACGTGCACGCAAGCTCGAACAACTGGTAGCGCAGCGCACGCACGAACTGGAAGTGGACAAGAGGGCGCTGGAGGAAACGCGTGTCGCCCTGTGGCATCAGGCCAACCACGACACATTGACCGGCTTGCCCAATCGGGCTCGTATCTTCGAGATACTTGCCAAGGCCGTTGTCGATGCGCAGGCATGTGGCCAACCGCTGGCCTTGGCGCTGATCGATCTCGATCTCTTCAAAGACATCAATGATCACCACGGTCATCTGGCTGGCGACGCGGTGTTGATCGAAGTCGCTTCGCATCTGCGCAAAGCATTGCCGGCCGAAGCCACTCTCGGCCGCTGCGGTGGCGAAGAATTTCTGGCCGTGCTGCCGGGCACGATGCCAGATGATCCGGTGCCCTTCGAAGCATTCCGCCAAGCCATTGCTGGCAATCCGATCAGCGTTGAAGGCGCGACATTGCATATCACCTGCTCGATCGGCGTGACGTGGCTAAATCCAGGCGACCGCATCGGTGTGGATCTGGTTCGGCGTGCCGATGCGGCGCTCTACCGTGCCAAAACCGGCGGACGCAATCGTGTCGTGATGGGGGAATCGTCACCCGTCAGTCCGGCCGATAGGCTGTAG
- a CDS encoding APC family permease gives MTETNSNSYLRRLGVWDGAAIVIGGVIGGGIFRTPATVAERTSSGLPVLALWAIGGLLTLAGVLCYAELGARRPQAGGIYIYLREAFGPLPAFLFGWTMALINYPGSVAAVATTFADYACRAAGLPGLWVKPLAVGAIAFIVGVNFFGIRAGAWMQNLFTVLKLAAITMLIVVGLALAHGHLGSIAEVDTAHPVPPGAWIGALLPVLFAYGGFHYLNDMAGEVRDPQRTLPRALALGMIGVVLCYLLVNIAYLVGLGHAGLAASIAPAADVMSHVFGAHGATVMAIGIACSTFGYCSIAIAGGARVLQTMGADRMFFRAVGQIDSRWRAPQVALAVLGIWAIVLTLSGTFGQLLNYTTVGEWLGHAFGIATLFWYRRRFADQPLPYRVPLYPALPFIFVCTVLGVIVATAIDTPGDAGMSLVIIACGVPVYGLWQWWERRRAA, from the coding sequence ATGACCGAAACCAACTCCAACTCCTATCTTCGGCGGCTCGGCGTCTGGGACGGCGCGGCGATTGTCATTGGCGGCGTGATCGGCGGCGGTATCTTCCGCACGCCGGCCACCGTGGCCGAGCGCACCTCGTCCGGCTTGCCCGTGCTGGCCTTGTGGGCGATAGGTGGCCTGCTCACGCTGGCGGGTGTGCTCTGCTACGCCGAACTCGGTGCGAGGCGGCCGCAGGCGGGCGGTATCTACATCTATCTGCGCGAGGCCTTTGGTCCGCTGCCAGCCTTCCTGTTCGGCTGGACCATGGCCCTGATCAACTATCCGGGCAGCGTAGCGGCCGTAGCCACCACTTTCGCCGATTACGCTTGCCGTGCGGCGGGCCTACCGGGCTTGTGGGTGAAGCCGCTGGCGGTGGGGGCGATCGCCTTCATCGTCGGCGTGAATTTCTTCGGTATCCGTGCGGGCGCGTGGATGCAGAACCTGTTCACTGTGCTGAAGCTGGCGGCGATCACCATGCTGATCGTGGTGGGATTGGCGTTGGCGCACGGACATCTGGGCAGCATCGCGGAAGTGGATACGGCGCATCCGGTGCCGCCCGGTGCGTGGATCGGCGCCTTGTTGCCGGTGCTGTTCGCCTATGGCGGCTTTCATTACCTCAACGATATGGCTGGCGAAGTGCGCGACCCGCAGCGAACGCTGCCGCGTGCGCTGGCGCTGGGCATGATCGGCGTGGTGTTGTGCTATCTGTTGGTGAATATCGCGTATCTGGTCGGCCTCGGGCACGCGGGACTGGCGGCGAGCATCGCACCGGCAGCCGATGTGATGAGCCACGTATTCGGTGCGCACGGCGCTACCGTCATGGCCATCGGCATTGCCTGTTCCACCTTCGGCTATTGCAGCATTGCCATTGCCGGCGGTGCGCGTGTGTTGCAGACGATGGGTGCCGATCGCATGTTCTTCCGCGCGGTCGGCCAGATCGATTCGCGCTGGCGTGCTCCGCAAGTGGCGTTGGCTGTGCTGGGCATCTGGGCCATCGTGCTGACTTTGTCCGGTACTTTCGGTCAGCTGCTGAACTACACCACGGTGGGTGAGTGGCTTGGCCATGCGTTCGGCATCGCGACGCTGTTCTGGTACCGCCGTCGTTTCGCCGATCAGCCACTGCCGTACCGGGTGCCGCTGTATCCGGCGCTGCCTTTTATCTTCGTTTGCACCGTACTGGGTGTGATCGTCGCCACGGCCATCGATACGCCCGGCGATGCCGGCATGAGCCTGGTGATCATCGCCTGTGGCGTGCCGGTGTATGGGCTTTGGCAGTGGTGGGAAAGGCGCCGCGCTGCCTGA
- a CDS encoding type 1 glutamine amidotransferase domain-containing protein, which produces MKILMVLTSHDQLGNTGHKTGFWLEEFAAPYYAFKDAGVEIVLASPKGGQPPLDPKSDAPDAQTEATRRFRADAAATKVLASTLKLADAAKGEYDAVFYPGGHGPLWDLAEDKDSIALVERTYAAGKPVGAVCHAPAVFRHTRGKDGQPLVKGKPVTGFSNSEEAAVGLTDIVPFLVEDMLKASGGHYSKKADWQSYAITEGNLITGQNPASSVAAAEAVLTLLRK; this is translated from the coding sequence ATGAAAATCCTGATGGTTCTTACCTCCCACGACCAGCTCGGCAACACCGGCCACAAGACCGGTTTCTGGTTGGAAGAATTTGCCGCGCCGTACTACGCGTTCAAGGACGCCGGCGTAGAGATCGTGCTGGCCTCGCCCAAGGGTGGACAGCCGCCGCTCGATCCCAAGAGCGATGCGCCGGATGCGCAAACCGAAGCCACTCGTCGTTTCCGTGCCGACGCTGCGGCCACCAAAGTGCTGGCCTCTACACTCAAGCTTGCCGATGCCGCCAAGGGCGAATACGACGCCGTGTTTTATCCGGGCGGCCATGGGCCGTTGTGGGATCTGGCCGAAGACAAGGATTCGATCGCGCTGGTCGAGCGCACTTACGCAGCCGGCAAGCCGGTGGGCGCGGTCTGCCATGCGCCGGCTGTGTTTCGCCATACACGCGGCAAGGATGGCCAGCCGCTGGTGAAGGGCAAGCCGGTGACGGGTTTCAGCAATAGCGAAGAAGCCGCCGTTGGGCTCACGGATATCGTGCCGTTCCTGGTCGAGGACATGCTCAAGGCGAGTGGCGGGCATTACTCCAAGAAAGCAGATTGGCAGTCGTATGCGATTACCGAAGGCAATCTGATTACCGGGCAGAATCCGGCGTCATCGGTGGCGGCGGCCGAAGCGGTGCTCACGCTATTGCGCAAATAA
- a CDS encoding ATP-grasp domain-containing protein codes for MSVSHPGFRVAIATCAQFPSVYADDAYFVSVLERLGVKPVVCIWNNPSVDWTAFDAVLVRTVWDYFQHYTAFLAWLDTLDRLDVPAINDTRLIRWNINKRYLLDIEQAGVPIIPTRIVPAGRLPEALSPAAKGELVIKPSVSGGAWHTVRGTPGDAAFDHAVAQLPKDLEFLVQPFVPEIASHGEWSLLYFAGAYSHAVIKHPASGDYRVQEQHGGVAKQAIPDAAIVHAADKALAAVATLGHHEQAYARVDGVMVGGQFRIMELELVEPLLHLAIKPEAAERFAAHVVERLRELGSRHSAATSGSTS; via the coding sequence ATGTCTGTGTCTCATCCTGGCTTTCGCGTTGCCATTGCTACGTGCGCGCAATTTCCGTCCGTCTATGCGGACGATGCATATTTTGTTTCCGTGTTGGAACGCCTCGGTGTCAAGCCGGTGGTCTGCATCTGGAACAATCCATCGGTGGACTGGACTGCGTTCGACGCCGTGCTGGTCCGCACCGTATGGGATTATTTTCAGCACTACACCGCATTTCTCGCGTGGCTGGATACGCTCGATCGGCTCGACGTACCCGCTATCAACGACACGCGTCTGATTCGATGGAACATCAACAAGCGGTATCTGCTCGATATCGAGCAGGCTGGTGTGCCGATCATTCCCACTCGCATCGTGCCAGCGGGACGCTTGCCGGAAGCCTTGTCGCCCGCGGCCAAAGGCGAACTGGTGATCAAGCCGAGCGTCAGCGGCGGGGCCTGGCATACGGTTCGAGGCACACCCGGCGATGCCGCATTCGACCACGCCGTGGCGCAATTGCCGAAGGATCTCGAGTTCCTGGTGCAGCCCTTCGTGCCTGAAATTGCCAGCCATGGCGAATGGTCCCTGCTCTACTTCGCCGGCGCTTACAGCCACGCGGTGATCAAGCATCCTGCTTCCGGCGATTACCGGGTGCAGGAGCAACATGGCGGCGTGGCCAAGCAGGCCATTCCCGATGCCGCCATCGTGCATGCGGCGGACAAGGCCTTGGCAGCGGTCGCAACGTTAGGCCATCACGAGCAAGCCTATGCACGCGTGGATGGCGTGATGGTCGGCGGCCAATTCCGGATCATGGAGCTGGAATTGGTCGAACCGCTGCTGCACTTGGCCATCAAGCCGGAGGCTGCCGAGCGTTTCGCCGCGCATGTGGTAGAACGCCTGCGCGAGCTGGGCAGCCGGCATAGCGCTGCAACATCCGGCAGCACGTCCTAG
- the dinB gene encoding DNA polymerase IV: MPATPPRKILHVDMDAFYASVEQRDDPSLRGKPVVVAWRGARSVVCAASYEARKFGVRSAMPAVRAERLCPQAIFVPPDFTRYKAVSRKVREIFARHTDLIEPLSLDEAYLDVTFTKTELPSATATAEAIRTAIREETQLTASAGVAPNKFLAKIASDWNKPDGLFVIRPHQVMAFLAPLPVGRLPGVGKVMESKLEALHIKTVSDLRELPLAELEQRFGRWGRRLHELSLGMDDHPVQPNQLTLQVSSEDTFEHDLTLDELEPHIRRLAEKTWAAHQREVQHGRIARTVVLKLKTADFHTLTRSLTLASPPRSAQELADLACALRSRVERPADSRYRLVGVGLSGFVDQDSFIIQSDLFDNATAHPT, encoded by the coding sequence GTGCCCGCCACGCCGCCACGCAAAATCCTGCATGTGGACATGGACGCGTTCTACGCGTCGGTGGAGCAGCGCGACGATCCGTCGTTGCGCGGCAAGCCTGTCGTGGTGGCGTGGCGTGGCGCGCGTTCGGTGGTGTGCGCGGCCAGTTATGAAGCACGCAAGTTCGGCGTGCGTTCGGCCATGCCGGCGGTGCGCGCCGAGCGGCTTTGTCCGCAGGCGATTTTCGTGCCGCCGGATTTCACCCGCTACAAGGCGGTATCACGGAAGGTGCGCGAGATCTTTGCGCGACACACGGATCTGATCGAACCGCTTTCACTCGATGAAGCGTATCTCGACGTCACCTTCACCAAGACCGAGCTGCCTTCCGCTACCGCAACGGCCGAAGCCATTCGCACAGCGATCCGCGAGGAAACGCAGCTCACCGCGTCTGCGGGCGTTGCGCCGAACAAGTTCCTGGCCAAGATCGCTTCGGACTGGAACAAACCCGACGGCTTGTTCGTCATACGTCCGCATCAGGTGATGGCGTTTCTCGCGCCGTTGCCAGTGGGACGTCTACCCGGTGTAGGTAAAGTGATGGAGTCGAAGTTGGAAGCGCTCCATATCAAGACCGTCAGCGATCTGCGCGAATTGCCGCTGGCTGAGCTTGAACAACGCTTTGGCCGCTGGGGTCGCCGATTGCACGAATTGTCGTTGGGTATGGATGACCACCCAGTGCAACCGAACCAGCTCACTTTGCAGGTCTCGTCCGAAGATACCTTCGAGCACGATCTCACCCTGGACGAATTGGAACCGCATATTCGACGCCTTGCGGAAAAAACCTGGGCGGCGCATCAACGCGAGGTACAACACGGTCGTATCGCGCGCACTGTCGTACTGAAACTCAAGACCGCTGACTTCCACACGCTGACCCGCAGCCTTACGCTCGCTTCGCCACCACGATCGGCGCAAGAACTGGCCGACTTGGCCTGCGCATTGCGCAGTCGGGTGGAACGCCCTGCGGACAGTCGTTACCGGTTGGTTGGGGTGGGACTGTCCGGATTCGTGGACCAGGATAGTTTCATCATACAAAGCGATCTATTCGACAACGCAACGGCGCATCCGACATGA
- a CDS encoding alpha-glucuronidase family glycosyl hydrolase, with amino-acid sequence MKTCLHTLATLVLTLATMLCAVPTHAEDGYDLWLRYHLLAPEQAKLYRDHATEIIIGSATPTQIVTRDELQRGLHGLLGNTLPLSDTVTHDGAIIVGTSASSPLIAKLQLDTQSIGNEGYVIRSVVLDGHTATAIVGRSDIGALYGAFHFLRLLQTGQPIDHLDLHESPRITLRVLDHWDYLNGQVERGYAGTSIWDWWKLPDWRAPRYTDYARANASIGINGTVLNDVVSGATILTPVYLEKVAALADVFRPYGIRVYLSVRFSAPIEIGGLKTADPLDPQVQAWWRAKADEIYKLIPDFGGFLVKADSEGQPGPKDYHRTHADGANMFADVLAPHGGVVMWRTFVYSQASADDRAKQAYEEFKPLDGQFHANVLLQTKNGPIDFQPREPFHPLFGAMPKTPLMMEFEITKEYLGFATHLVYLGPLYEEVLSSDTMVRGKGSTVAKVIDGSLEGHTLSGMAGDANIGTDRNWCGSDFNQANWYVFGRLAWNPTLSSRTIAEEWVRMTFTNNEAFVKPVVDMMMGSREAAVDYMTPLGLLHLMGPGHHYGPAPWDASESEADWRPVYYHRADHLGIGFDRTSNGSNAVAQYAPPIAAQFNDVKQTPERFLLYFHHVPWDYRMRSGQTLWYELVAHYTRGVDDVKQMQETWRHLDGYIDEERYQQVAAFLAIQEKEAQWWRDACIAYFQSISGLPLPPGYAPPQRSLKYYESLSFPYVPGFSSW; translated from the coding sequence ATGAAGACATGCTTGCATACACTGGCAACGCTCGTCCTGACACTGGCCACGATGCTCTGCGCCGTCCCAACCCATGCAGAAGATGGCTACGACTTGTGGTTGCGCTATCACCTGTTGGCACCGGAGCAGGCAAAGCTCTACCGTGATCATGCTACCGAGATCATCATCGGCTCGGCGACACCGACCCAGATCGTCACCCGCGACGAATTGCAGCGCGGCTTGCATGGATTGCTCGGCAACACATTGCCTCTGTCTGATACCGTCACCCACGATGGCGCCATCATTGTCGGCACATCGGCATCCTCGCCGCTTATTGCAAAACTCCAGTTGGATACGCAAAGCATCGGTAACGAAGGCTATGTGATTCGCAGCGTCGTGCTGGATGGTCATACGGCCACTGCCATTGTCGGCCGTAGCGATATTGGCGCGCTGTATGGAGCCTTTCATTTCCTGCGCCTGCTGCAGACCGGTCAACCGATCGATCATCTTGACCTGCACGAATCACCGCGCATAACACTGCGCGTGCTCGATCACTGGGATTATCTCAACGGCCAGGTCGAACGCGGCTATGCGGGCACCTCGATCTGGGATTGGTGGAAGCTTCCGGACTGGCGTGCGCCACGTTATACCGACTACGCACGAGCAAATGCCTCGATTGGCATCAATGGCACCGTGCTCAACGATGTCGTCTCCGGCGCGACGATATTGACACCCGTCTATCTGGAAAAGGTTGCGGCGCTGGCTGACGTGTTTCGCCCGTACGGCATCCGCGTGTATCTCAGCGTGCGTTTCAGCGCACCCATCGAAATCGGTGGCCTGAAAACCGCTGATCCATTGGATCCGCAAGTACAAGCCTGGTGGCGCGCCAAGGCGGACGAGATCTACAAGCTGATTCCTGACTTCGGCGGTTTTTTGGTGAAAGCCGATTCGGAGGGCCAACCCGGCCCGAAGGATTACCACCGCACCCATGCCGACGGCGCGAACATGTTCGCCGACGTACTGGCGCCACACGGCGGCGTGGTGATGTGGCGAACCTTCGTTTATTCGCAGGCGAGCGCAGACGATCGCGCCAAGCAGGCGTATGAAGAATTCAAGCCGCTGGACGGCCAGTTCCATGCGAACGTACTGCTGCAAACCAAGAACGGCCCCATCGACTTCCAACCCAGGGAGCCGTTCCATCCCCTCTTCGGCGCGATGCCTAAAACACCGCTGATGATGGAGTTCGAGATCACCAAGGAATATCTCGGCTTCGCCACACATCTGGTCTATCTGGGACCACTTTACGAAGAAGTGCTGTCGTCTGACACCATGGTTCGCGGCAAAGGCTCCACCGTAGCCAAAGTGATCGACGGTTCACTGGAAGGCCACACCCTGTCCGGCATGGCGGGCGATGCGAACATCGGCACCGATCGCAACTGGTGCGGCTCGGATTTCAATCAGGCCAACTGGTATGTGTTCGGACGGCTGGCCTGGAATCCCACGCTATCGTCGCGCACCATCGCTGAAGAATGGGTGCGAATGACCTTCACCAACAACGAGGCATTCGTGAAGCCTGTCGTCGACATGATGATGGGCTCGCGCGAAGCGGCGGTCGACTACATGACGCCGCTCGGCCTGCTGCACCTGATGGGGCCCGGCCATCATTACGGTCCCGCGCCGTGGGATGCCAGTGAGTCGGAAGCGGATTGGCGGCCTGTCTACTATCACCGCGCCGATCACCTGGGCATCGGCTTCGATCGCACCAGCAACGGTAGTAACGCCGTCGCCCAATACGCACCGCCTATTGCCGCGCAATTCAATGATGTGAAGCAGACGCCCGAACGCTTTCTGCTCTATTTTCATCACGTCCCCTGGGATTACCGCATGCGCTCGGGTCAGACGCTGTGGTACGAGCTGGTCGCGCACTACACACGAGGTGTGGACGACGTGAAACAGATGCAGGAAACCTGGCGCCATCTGGATGGCTATATCGATGAGGAGCGTTATCAACAAGTCGCCGCGTTCCTCGCCATCCAGGAAAAGGAGGCGCAGTGGTGGCGCGACGCGTGCATCGCCTATTTCCAGAGCATTTCCGGCCTGCCGTTGCCGCCGGGTTATGCGCCGCCACAGCGATCGCTCAAATACTATGAGTCGCTTTCATTTCCCTACGTACCGGGCTTCTCGTCATGGTGA